A genomic window from Flavobacterium azooxidireducens includes:
- a CDS encoding beta strand repeat-containing protein yields MKNIKILLATLFIISSINSVQAQVGIGTTAPNGALDITSTNEGLLIPRVALVNTTTVTVLTGTASELVYNTATSGDVTPGFYYLSTATGPWIRLATGGSGWQITGNTDIVNNVNFMGTGAGNNVDVAFRRNNVAAGKISATSTSFGVGALTAGATSNSIAFGNNALVLNTGANNVAVGTAALTTNVTGIQNTGIGNSALTLNTGSANSALGFEALRSNSIGNNNTGIGFEALRSNTTASNNTGIGFQALRSNSTGTSNTAVGFQAGENTTSSSNTSLGFQAHQMNTTGNQNVAIGERSLGRNSGSQNTIIGFEAMFGTTSSSNNSTAVGYHALFSNSGASNTAVGWNASQGGTTAINNTAMGAGSLNNNTTGSRNTAVGRDAGFAATSSDGTFIGFNAGAYSTGTQNTAVGANALDENAATARNVAIGYNALTSTTASNNTAVGHSALQTVGAGSGNVALGYQAGFAETGSNKLYISNSNTSPTTSLIYGEFAPTRILRTNSTFQIGDPTTTGYQFPVARGADTQLLQTNAAGVLSWVNPSVLAVTEIDPQVSSVTNNAIPKWNGTTLLDGIITDNGTSVTIAGNTTTTTLQMTNGATANYILQSDAAGNGTWVQNPLNTLSLVRVNLGGSNQVLTAPAPLGTWEKINFSTEVFDTSAEFAGGTFTATKAGFYQINAGFHTNDQTNLQQYAIGVFVNGVLYQETSGNHTNLGEVSRNINCIVNLAIGNTVEIFVKNFISGVEINGFIGKTFFEIQQIR; encoded by the coding sequence ATGAAAAACATTAAAATATTACTCGCTACATTATTTATTATTTCATCTATAAACAGTGTTCAGGCACAAGTTGGAATTGGCACAACCGCTCCCAACGGTGCATTAGATATAACTTCTACGAACGAAGGTTTATTGATTCCAAGAGTCGCTTTAGTTAACACAACAACGGTAACCGTTTTAACAGGAACGGCTTCTGAATTGGTTTATAATACTGCCACATCTGGCGATGTAACCCCGGGATTCTATTATCTAAGCACGGCTACAGGCCCTTGGATAAGATTAGCCACAGGAGGTTCAGGCTGGCAAATTACAGGAAATACCGATATTGTTAACAATGTCAATTTTATGGGAACAGGTGCAGGAAATAATGTAGATGTAGCCTTTAGAAGAAATAATGTTGCTGCGGGAAAAATATCTGCAACCAGTACCTCTTTTGGTGTTGGAGCCTTGACTGCCGGTGCTACTTCAAACAGTATTGCCTTTGGAAATAATGCCTTGGTACTTAATACCGGAGCAAATAATGTTGCCGTAGGAACCGCAGCATTAACTACAAATGTTACCGGAATTCAGAACACAGGAATTGGAAACAGTGCACTTACTTTAAACACAGGAAGTGCCAACTCGGCCTTAGGTTTTGAAGCTTTGCGGTCTAATTCTATTGGAAATAACAACACAGGAATTGGTTTTGAAGCCTTACGATCAAATACAACAGCAAGCAATAATACCGGAATTGGTTTCCAAGCATTGAGAAGCAATAGTACTGGCACAAGTAATACAGCTGTAGGTTTTCAAGCAGGAGAAAACACTACTAGTTCATCAAATACGTCCCTAGGTTTTCAAGCCCATCAAATGAATACAACAGGTAATCAAAATGTTGCCATTGGTGAAAGGTCATTAGGAAGAAACTCAGGAAGTCAAAATACCATAATTGGGTTTGAAGCCATGTTTGGTACAACATCAAGTTCAAATAACTCTACTGCTGTTGGATATCATGCTTTGTTTAGCAATTCAGGAGCCAGCAATACCGCCGTGGGTTGGAATGCATCGCAAGGCGGCACAACTGCTATCAACAATACAGCGATGGGTGCCGGATCGTTAAATAATAATACCACAGGCTCACGTAATACAGCGGTTGGTAGAGATGCAGGCTTTGCCGCAACATCGTCCGATGGAACTTTTATTGGATTTAATGCCGGTGCCTATTCAACAGGAACTCAAAACACCGCTGTTGGAGCTAATGCATTAGATGAAAATGCAGCTACTGCAAGAAATGTCGCCATTGGTTATAACGCCTTAACAAGCACCACCGCCAGCAATAATACCGCTGTGGGTCACAGTGCTTTGCAAACTGTGGGAGCAGGATCAGGAAATGTGGCCTTAGGCTATCAAGCAGGTTTTGCAGAAACAGGTTCTAATAAATTATACATTTCAAATTCAAATACATCACCAACAACTTCTTTGATTTATGGTGAGTTTGCTCCTACCAGAATTTTACGCACCAACAGTACCTTTCAAATTGGTGACCCTACTACAACAGGTTATCAATTTCCGGTTGCTCGTGGAGCAGATACTCAACTACTGCAAACTAATGCCGCGGGTGTATTATCTTGGGTAAATCCAAGTGTGTTGGCTGTAACAGAAATTGATCCTCAAGTATCTTCTGTCACAAATAATGCTATACCAAAATGGAACGGTACTACCCTTTTAGACGGTATTATAACCGATAACGGAACCAGTGTAACAATAGCAGGTAATACAACCACTACAACTCTTCAAATGACAAACGGTGCTACAGCTAATTATATTTTGCAAAGTGATGCAGCTGGAAACGGCACTTGGGTTCAAAATCCGCTAAATACTTTATCATTGGTAAGGGTTAACTTAGGTGGTTCAAATCAAGTTTTAACTGCACCAGCTCCCCTGGGTACTTGGGAAAAAATTAATTTTTCTACAGAAGTTTTTGATACTAGTGCAGAATTTGCAGGTGGAACATTTACAGCCACTAAAGCTGGTTTTTATCAAATCAATGCAGGATTTCATACTAATGATCAAACCAATTTGCAACAATATGCTATTGGTGTTTTTGTAAACGGAGTTTTATATCAAGAAACATCTGGAAATCACACTAATTTGGGAGAGGTATCACGCAATATTAACTGTATAGTTAATTTAGCTATAGGGAATACTGTAGAAATTTTTGTTAAAAATTTTATTTCTGGAGTAGAAATTAATGGCTTTATCGGTAAAACCTTCTTTGAAATCCAACAAATTAGATAA